The Candidatus Rubidus massiliensis DNA segment AGATTTATTAAGTTTTCTTATAAATAGTTGCATAGGAAGTGGTAAAAAGGTCGGCAATTTGTAAACACCTTCCCCTGAATCAGAGTTTGGCATAAACAATTGACAAGAACCAACTTGTGAGCCTTGGTTATAAAACTTTTTACTAGCAAACCTAGCTTCAGAAGTATTTGGAACAATTGGTAAGTCTAATACTGTAGCAAATTCACTCGCTAAAATCTCTCTTTTGTAATTTGAGCCATTGCTTAAAGAAAAACGAGGTTTTAAACGAGAAAAAAAGAAGAATAAAATTTTTTTTAAGAAAGCTTTAAATTTACTACTTAATTTAGGAGTGCAATTGCCTTCTTCTTCAGAAGCTGGCTTATACACTATAATTTTTTTACCAAATTTATTGAAGCCAAAATAAGAACCGTTTGCTCCTTCACTAATTGCTTCAAACTCAATCCCTAACGATTGTGCTAAACGTACCTCTTCTATGCGAAGAGCAATTTCTGCTTCTTTGAAAGCCCTTCTTCCTTCAATAGTATTAAGATTTAAAAATTTGGCATTAGCAAACGTTTGTTTTTTTAATTTTAAATCAGGCGAGAAAACATCTTCTATTTCTTCTGTAATAAGACTTCGATCAAAAATATTTTTAGGAAGTTTTGATAAAGCTTGTTTTAGTTTAAGAATAGTGAGTGAATCACATTTTTCTAAAAACTCTTTATTTAAATTTTTTAATAATGAATTTGTATAGGTTTTAACAATTTGTTCGTTTTGAACTTTTTTGCAAGGTTTAAACTTTTTGTCCTTGCTATCGAAGGCAACGGTTTGTGTATCATTTAATGTAAGTAATGTTTGAAAGTATTGATTTAAACTTGGATCACTTGAAAAAAAATTTGCTTCTACGCTCATATAATTAATAAACTTTAAAATAATTATTTTATTATACTAAATTTTTCCTATCAACTAGTTTTTATTTCTTAAATATTAACTATAAAAAGTCATTAAGAGCCATTTAAAAAATTCAAAATAATATGTAATTGTTTAGCCATCTATTTTCAAAATTTCCTTAGCAAAGTAAAAGTAAATGTAAACCAAACTTCATTGGATTTCTTCTTAAAAATATTTTGTTAAAAACTCCTTAAATTCCTTGTTATCAGTCTAACTGTAAGCTTTATCATTCAGCTCTTGAACATAAAAAATAGAAGTGTTAATTCTCTTTTTTTAATGAATCTCAATTAGTTGATAAAAAAAGCAAATAGAGAAATTATGGACAAGCAAAATTTTGACAAAATTAAAGGATGTCTTGCTAATTCTGAGCATGATAGAGAAGTTGAAGAAATTGATTTACTAAGTCCTTTGAAAATACGAGAAGTTACCTTTCGCAATCGAATTGTTATGTCTCCTATGTGTCAGTATAGTGCTTATGAGGGATTTGCTCAAGAATGGCATATGATACACCTCGGTAGCCGTGCTGTCGGGGGAGTAGCATTAGTAATGGTCGAAGCGACAGCTATCACAAAGCAAGGGCGTATTTCCCCGAATGATTTAGGGATTTGGTCAGATGAGCATATAAAATTTTTATCTAAAATTGTTGATTTTGTGCATTGTCAAGGAGCTATTGCGGGAATTCAATTAGCTCATGCCGGTAGAAAAGCTAGTTGTGATGTACCTTGGAATGGGGGAGCACCTTTAAAAGGGGAATTGGCTTGGGAAACTATCGCGCCAAGCGCCTTAGCCTTTGATGAAGGTTATTCTATTCCAAAAGAGCTTTCCTTAAAAGAAATTGATCAAATTGTAATAGATTTTGAAGAAGGTGCTAAAAGAGCATTAGAAGCTGGATTTAAAGTAATAGAAATACATTCTGCTCATGGCTACTTACTACACGAATTTTTATCACCTATGAGTAATAAAAGAGTGGATAGTTACGGAGGTAGTTTTGAAAATAGAACTCGATTATTGATAAGAGTGGTACAAGCGTTAAGAAAAACTATTCCAGATTCCCTTCCTTTATTTGTTAGAATATCTGCAACTGATTGGGTTGAAGGGGGATGGGATATTAATCAATCGGTACAATTAGCTAAAGTATTAAAGGAAAATGGGGTCGATTTAATTGACGCATCCTCTGGCGGGTTATTGCCAAAAGTGACAATTCCTGTGGGTACAGGATATCAAGTTCCATTCGCTCAGCAAATTCGAAGAGAAGCAAATATATTAACAGGGGCTGTAGGATTAATCACAGAACCCAAATATGCAAATGAAATAATTACAAGTGGCTTTGCTGATTTAGTGTTTTTAGGACGAGAACTTCTAAGAGATCCTTATTGGCCTTTAAAAGCTGAACATGAGTTAAATAGTGATTCTCACTGGCCAACTCCTTATGGGTATGCGGTCAAAAGAAGGGCTAAATAGGAAAAAAATAGTTTAGCTTTAAGCTATATTTTCTTTGATTTCTTGATTGCTTAAAATGTAAAAATCTAAGGCATCTTGTTTCATTTTTAAATGAATACTGTATAAACCGTTAGCTCGATTGGGCGTTAAATTAGCAGCAAGTCCTAAATCGTCTATATATTTAGGTGGATTTTTTAAAACGACTTCAGGAGTTTCGTTATCATAAACGTTAATTAATAAAGCAGCGAGACCCGCAGACATTAGAGAATCGGATTCGGCACAAAAGTGCATTTTTTTGTTTTCTATAAAAGAATATAGATAAACTGTGCTTTGACAACCTTTGACTTTATATTCGGTTTTTTTTAACTCATCTGACAATTTAGGTAATTTTTTACCTAATTGAATGATGAGTTGGTACTTTTCGTCATCGCTTTTACAAGCTGAGAAAAGTTCAACCATTTTTTTTTGCTTCTCATCAAACGTTTTACTATTCATATATACATCTTTTTAAGTTTTTTAGAATCAAAGCTTTACTTAACTTTAAAATAATCATTTAGGATTTTTTGTAAAATTAAAATAAACAAAATATAAAAGATTTTATTAACAATAAGAAATAATCTTTACTCAAAAATAGTTAAACTATAAACAATACAACAAGCAAATACAAGGGAAAAGGACTAAAAAGATGGCCGATTTTGTTTTATTAATGGGAGCAAGTTTTATTGCAACAATTGGGCTGATGACAATTTTATGGCTTGTTTATTTAATTCGAAAAAATGCTGGTATCGTAGATCTTGGTTGGTGCGTTTCTTTTCTATTGGTGGGGTCAATCTATCTATACTTGGGGCAAGGATTTTGGGTTAGAAAATGGGTTCTAGCTGGTATGATCTTTATTTGGGCAGGGCGCCTTTTAAGTTATCTGATGAATCGCTACATCCATACAGAAGAAGATCCCCGCTATGTACAGATTAGAGAAGCTTGGGGAAGTCAACACTCGAATGCAAAATTTTTACTACTCTACTGGTTTCAAGGATTGCTTGTCGTTATTTTATCTATTTGTTTTTTAATAGCTTTTAGAGATCCCAATCCTTATTGGTATCCTATGCAAACCTGGGGCTTATTATTCTGGTTACTAGGGGTAGGGGGAGAGGCTTTGGCGGATTACCAATTAGAAACGTTTAAAAAAGATCCCTTAAACAATGCGCGTGTATGTAACAAGGGTCTTTGGAATTACTCAAGGCATCCAAATTATTTTTTTGAATGGATTACGTGGATCGGTTTTTGTTTATACGGATGGAGCTCGCCCTTTGGAATTTTTACCCTTATTTCACCCATTATTATGTTAATTCTTTTAGTTAGAATATCGGGAATACCGCTTACCGAAGCTCACTTACTTAAAGCAAAAGGTGATGCTTATCGCGATTATCAAAATACTACAAGTTCCTTTATTCCTTGGATAAAAATGAGATAAAGAGTACACTTTCACCTATTTCCCGATCTATTGACCTAAAAAAAAAAATCTGTTAGGGTAATATTTGTTATTAAATAATCGAGCAATATTTTAAGTAAAGTTACAGTGGCAAAAGAAGATACAATTAAGATAGATGGAACAGTAGAAGAGCTGTTACCTAATATGAATTTTAGAGTGTTACTTCAAAATGGATCTAGAGTAATCGCACATTTATGTGGAAAAATGCGAATGAAAAATATTCGCGTTTTAGTCGGTGATACTGTTACCGTCGAAATGTCTCCTTACGATTTATCCAAAGCAAGAATTATTTTCCGTCAAAGATAAAACATATCTTAACCTCATGAACAACCCTTGATGAAATCTTAGATACCGTTTATGAGATTAAGAACTTTGATCAAAAAAATAGCCTATTTAACGCTTCTTCGTACAAATTTGTTTAGTTTCACAATTATGAATTTATACTGCAGAAGTTTTTCAAGTGGGTTTAATAAAACTTGTTGATTTTTTTTTAAAGAATCGATACACTCACAAGCTTTTACATCCCTTAATATTTGTGATGATTTACTTATAATTAAGGATATAAAAAAGGTACTTGCCCAGATAGCTCAGTGGTAGAGCACTTGCATGGTAAGCAAGTGGTCGAAGGTTCAATTCCTTTTCTGGGCAATGAAAAACATACCATTATTTACTGGAGTTTAACGGAGGATTCCAAATGGCAAAAGAAGCATTTCAGCGTAATAAACCTCACGTTAACGTCGGCACAATTGGCCACGTTGACCACGGTAAAACGACTTTAACAGCTGCAATTACAGCAACTTTGGCAAAAAAAGGCGGCGCAAAGTTTCGTGATTACGCTTCTATAGATAATACACCAGAAGAAAAAGCACGTGGTATTACTATTAACTCATCCCACGTAGAATATGAAACAGATGCTAGACACTATGCTCACGTAGACTGCCCAGGTCACGCTGACTATGTTAAAAACATGATCACTGGTGCGGCACAAATGGACGGTGCAATTCTTGTTGTTGCAGCAACTGATGGTGCTATGCCTCAAACACGCGAGCACATCTTGTTAGCAAGACAGATGCAAGTTCCTGCAATCGTAGTTTTCTTAAACAAAGTCGATATGCTAGGTGAAAGCGATCAAGAACTTTTAGATCTAGTTGAAATGGAATTACATGAACTTTTAGAATCTAAAGGTTACAATAATTGCCCAATCATCAGAGGTTCAGCATTAAAAGCTCTTGAAGGCGACCCAAAATACGTAGAAGCTATCGAAAAATTAATGCAAACAGTTGACGAAGCAATTCCAACTCCTCAGCGTGAAGTTGATAAGCCATTCTTAATGCCTGTTGAAGACGTGTTCTCCATTTCAGGTCGTGGAACAGTGGCTACTGGCCGTGTTGAAAGAGGTATTGTAAGAATCAACGATAAATTACAATTAGTTGGTCTTGGCGAAACACGTGATACTGTTGCAACTGGCTTAGAAATGTTTAATAAATTGTTAGACGAAGCAAGAGCTGGTGAAAACGTTGGTATCTTATTACGTGGCGTAGACAAAAAACAAATCGAAAGAGGTATGGTTTTAGCAGCTCCTGGAACTTGTACACCACATACAAAATTCAAAGGACCTGTTTACATCTTGACAAAAGAAGAAGGTGGACGTCATAAGCCTTTCTTTACAGGATACCGTCCTCAGCTTTATTTCCGTACAACAGACGTAACTGGAACAATCGAGTTACCAGCTGGTGTGGAAATGGTTATGCCAGGTGATAACGTTGAAATTACAGTTGAATTGATCACACCAGTAGCGATGGAAAAAGGTATGCGTTTTGCTATTCGTGAAGGTGGTAGAACAATTGGTGCTGGTACAGTTTCCGAAATTATCAAGTAACCAGTTACTGAAAATTTTTAGGGGCGCTTTAAAGTGCCCCTTTAGCTCGTAAGAGCGACTTTATGATATGGGTGTGTAGCTCAGTTGGTAGAGCAGCGGCCTCCAAAGCCGCCGGTCGGGGGTTCGAGTCCCTCCGCACTCGATTAATAAATTCATTGAGGGAAGGATAACATGAGTGTGGAAGTAAAAACTATGGATACGCAAAAAAATAATCAAGTTTCGTCATACACTTCATCAAAAGAGACCTCAACGAAAAATAAACTTCAAGTGCAAGAATTTTTTACTGATGTAAAGTCTGAACTGCATAAGATTCATTGGACTAGCTATAATGAATTAATTTCATACACAAAGATTGTGGTGGGAGCTACTTTTTTTATGGGAATGGCTATCTACGGAATGGATCTTCTTATTCAATCTACCTTAGATATTCTAAAATTTGGGTTTCGACTCATAACAGGTTAGTAATTAATTAGCACAAAAAATTATTCACGGTGAAAAGCATGTATAAATGGTACGTCTTGCAAGTGTTATCAACACAAGAAAAAAAAGTGAAGAAAGCGCTTGAAGAACAACGTGATCTAAAGTCAATGACAGATTTCATCGACAAAGTATTGTTGCCAATCGAGAATGTTTCCGAAGTAAAAAAAGGGCAACAAAAGGTTGTTGAAAAGCGTTTATGGCCAGGTTATCTATTAATAAAAATGGAATTAAATGATGAATCTTGGCAATATGTTAAGAGCACTCCTGGTGTAATTGACTTTTTAGGTGGTGATAAACCGACAGCTCTTACCGAAGTGGAAGTAGAAGAAATTTTAAGAGATTTAGAAGATAAAAAACAAAAAGTCACTCAACGTCATAAGTTTGAAGTTGGCGATCGAGTAAAAATTGTAGACGGTGTTTTTGTCAACTTTATCGGTACAGTAACAGATGTTTTCCATGACAAAGGTCGTTTAAGTGTTCTCGTATCTATTTTTGGAAGAGACACAAGAGTAGACGATTTAGAGTTTGTACAAGTCGAAGAAATCAGCGATGAAGCAGAAAGCAATTAAAGTGACGCACATAAGCGTAATCGATAAGCCTCTAGCGACTACGTATTCTATTGTGTCTTAATACGTAAATATGTAATATTAAGGGACTTATGTCAAAAAAAGTCGTAAAAATAATAAAATTACAAATTCCTGCCGGAAAAGCAAACCCAGCACCACCTATTGGTCCTGCCTTAGGTTCAGCTGGTGTAAATATCATGGCTTTTTGTAAGGAATTTAACGCAAAAACACAAGCGATGGCTGGAGTTATACTTCCAGTTGTTATCACTGTGTATGTAGATAAAACTTTTAGTTTTATAACAAAACAGCCTCCTATGCCAAGATTAATTCTTCAAGAGGCTGGTATAGAAAAAGGTTCAGCTGTACCTAACAGAGATAAAGTAGCAAAGCTTTCAAGAGCTCAAGCGAAAAAAATTGCAGAGTCAAAAATGCAAGATACAAACGCAAGAGATATAGAAGCTGCTATTCGTCTAGTAGAGGGTACTGCTAGATCGATGGGAATTGATGTCGAAAGGTAGTAATCATAAGTATGGCACGCCAAAGTAAAAGATTTCGGGAGATAGCTA contains these protein-coding regions:
- a CDS encoding preprotein translocase subunit SecE — protein: MSVEVKTMDTQKNNQVSSYTSSKETSTKNKLQVQEFFTDVKSELHKIHWTSYNELISYTKIVVGATFFMGMAIYGMDLLIQSTLDILKFGFRLITG
- the rplK gene encoding 50S ribosomal protein L11 translates to MSKKVVKIIKLQIPAGKANPAPPIGPALGSAGVNIMAFCKEFNAKTQAMAGVILPVVITVYVDKTFSFITKQPPMPRLILQEAGIEKGSAVPNRDKVAKLSRAQAKKIAESKMQDTNARDIEAAIRLVEGTARSMGIDVER
- the ygdK gene encoding putative SufE-like protein YgdK, which translates into the protein MNSKTFDEKQKKMVELFSACKSDDEKYQLIIQLGKKLPKLSDELKKTEYKVKGCQSTVYLYSFIENKKMHFCAESDSLMSAGLAALLINVYDNETPEVVLKNPPKYIDDLGLAANLTPNRANGLYSIHLKMKQDALDFYILSNQEIKENIA
- the tuf gene encoding Elongation factor Tu codes for the protein MAKEAFQRNKPHVNVGTIGHVDHGKTTLTAAITATLAKKGGAKFRDYASIDNTPEEKARGITINSSHVEYETDARHYAHVDCPGHADYVKNMITGAAQMDGAILVVAATDGAMPQTREHILLARQMQVPAIVVFLNKVDMLGESDQELLDLVEMELHELLESKGYNNCPIIRGSALKALEGDPKYVEAIEKLMQTVDEAIPTPQREVDKPFLMPVEDVFSISGRGTVATGRVERGIVRINDKLQLVGLGETRDTVATGLEMFNKLLDEARAGENVGILLRGVDKKQIERGMVLAAPGTCTPHTKFKGPVYILTKEEGGRHKPFFTGYRPQLYFRTTDVTGTIELPAGVEMVMPGDNVEITVELITPVAMEKGMRFAIREGGRTIGAGTVSEIIK
- the infA gene encoding Translation initiation factor IF-1, translating into MAKEDTIKIDGTVEELLPNMNFRVLLQNGSRVIAHLCGKMRMKNIRVLVGDTVTVEMSPYDLSKARIIFRQR
- the nusG gene encoding hypothetical protein (Transcription termination/antitermination protein NusG), which produces MYKWYVLQVLSTQEKKVKKALEEQRDLKSMTDFIDKVLLPIENVSEVKKGQQKVVEKRLWPGYLLIKMELNDESWQYVKSTPGVIDFLGGDKPTALTEVEVEEILRDLEDKKQKVTQRHKFEVGDRVKIVDGVFVNFIGTVTDVFHDKGRLSVLVSIFGRDTRVDDLEFVQVEEISDEAESN
- the namA gene encoding NADPH dehydrogenase, translating into MDKQNFDKIKGCLANSEHDREVEEIDLLSPLKIREVTFRNRIVMSPMCQYSAYEGFAQEWHMIHLGSRAVGGVALVMVEATAITKQGRISPNDLGIWSDEHIKFLSKIVDFVHCQGAIAGIQLAHAGRKASCDVPWNGGAPLKGELAWETIAPSALAFDEGYSIPKELSLKEIDQIVIDFEEGAKRALEAGFKVIEIHSAHGYLLHEFLSPMSNKRVDSYGGSFENRTRLLIRVVQALRKTIPDSLPLFVRISATDWVEGGWDINQSVQLAKVLKENGVDLIDASSGGLLPKVTIPVGTGYQVPFAQQIRREANILTGAVGLITEPKYANEIITSGFADLVFLGRELLRDPYWPLKAEHELNSDSHWPTPYGYAVKRRAK
- a CDS encoding putative membrane protein — encoded protein: MADFVLLMGASFIATIGLMTILWLVYLIRKNAGIVDLGWCVSFLLVGSIYLYLGQGFWVRKWVLAGMIFIWAGRLLSYLMNRYIHTEEDPRYVQIREAWGSQHSNAKFLLLYWFQGLLVVILSICFLIAFRDPNPYWYPMQTWGLLFWLLGVGGEALADYQLETFKKDPLNNARVCNKGLWNYSRHPNYFFEWITWIGFCLYGWSSPFGIFTLISPIIMLILLVRISGIPLTEAHLLKAKGDAYRDYQNTTSSFIPWIKMR